CAGTTTGAATTTCTGGCTCCTCTGGATACGGTCTTGAGGGGTTGATTGGCTCACTTATTTGCAAGACCCGTCTTAGCTGAGCTGAAGATCCTTTCGCAGGTGGGCCGCCGATAATTGGATCCTGGCCTATAACCAAAGAGTTAGCTATTCGGCGGCCTTGTAGAAAAAAGAGCATTACCATGGTGGGTAGGTGTGAGTGAAGTGATAGGGAAGAAGTCGTTATTCCCAAACCCAGTCGTCTGGCGAACAAAGCCGGAGTCTAGGTGAGACGCGTAGCAACTGAACAGAAGTCCGCGATCCTTCGGGTCGGGTTGGAACGTGTTCAGCTTTGTCTCGTCCACTTCATGAGATGCATTTTgttgcttcttcctcagctCGCTCCTCATTTCATTATCCTTCTCATCCTTCAGCCTTATCcactcttcctcttcatctgTATTTATCTACGGTGTTCAGAAAGGTATAagattattattattatttcgTTTGATCAACTTACCTCGGGGCCATATGGAATCGCCGCCCGGACGATAGCACTGGATTCCAAGTATTTGCGTGAAATATACGGGTCCAGGTTGCGTGGAACAGTTTTGCGCGCATGAGCCGTAAAAGGGCAGTAATAATCGCTTGGCTCTCGGTCGGATACACCACGTACACCAGTGACAGCATAATCGAAATCATTGTTTTGTTTAGGATCGGCGGCCAATGCTGGATTGTCCTTGAAGGGGCACAACGCAAGGGGTGCACCCTATTCATCAACCGCTTGTTAGTAATTAAGTTTAAAGGCAGGAGCTCAACAACGCACCGATTTCCACCTTCCCACAAAGCGAGCTGCGAAAAGTTCTTCACCATCTCGCCCATCGAAGCCCATTTTTAGGGCGCCTCTCTCTCCTCCGGGGACAAATTCCTTCCAGCGCTGTCCATTATCCCTACAGTATTTCTTAAATTCTAGAACAGATTGTTCCAGTTTCCTGAAGACCATCATTGTACCTCCTTTGGTCCACGAGGCCCGGTCCCATTTTGACACTGGGTCACCAGGATATCCCATAACAATAACCCCGGGATCGACCTGGAGTTGCCCGGGGAGTGGATGTTCGATGCCACTAGCAACACAGCCGTTAAGTCATTTGCGctcagatggggatgtgaaATAAATAAGTACCGGATAGAAGGCTGGGAAATACCATCCAAGAATCCGAAGTGTTCGTGTCCGCGATTCTTATCCGGACGAACGCTCCCATCCAAGGTTCCCATCTTTTCCCATAGGCCTTTAAATAGTGTGTCGACCTGTTCGGTGACTTCCTCGAGTTCTTCGGAGTCTGGGaggtcttggtcatgtcTGACTCTATCGGCTTACAAACAACAACTCACTTTCTGTGGCTATGATGACCACCCCATGAAGAGGCTCGCGGCCCGTGGTGGCCTCGCGATTGTCTTTTGCATTCCTGCCAAGACCGTTTGTAGTTGCTTCCTTCTCCTTTTCGTTCCAAGCAAAGAGAAGATCCCAGTCCGATTGGTCTCCGAGTTCAGTCTTATCATGTAGCATGGGGTGATTGTCGAACCGGCGATCGCCCGTCTTTTCCATGTATCCAATCTCATCGAGCCCGTCCCTCGTAAATGCGATCATTTTTTGCTTTAACGGGATCCGGATAGGTTTCACTTCAGCTTCATCGACCTCTGCTCCAGTCAGTCCTTGTTCAATTCTTGCTGCTTGCCTCCGCAGCCTTCTCGCTTTCCCTAAAACCCCTTCCGCCTCTAGCCTCTCCTCATTCTTTTTTCTAGCATTGTCCTTCTCCCGGCAGATTTCAAGCATATTTTCCTTGACATCGGCTGCAGAAGTGGGTTCGAATTTCTTGAGGGCAACAAGAAACTGCTTTGATTGCGACTTGGCAATACGGAAGAACACGAAGCGTTCCAAAGTCTAGAGTTACGCAAAGTCAGCCTCCAATTTACATGACGAATGTTTAGTCATAAAATTATAAAGTTCTATTCACCTTTGGGAAACGGAAAAGGACATCTCCTTGAAGGTCACCCAAGTGTGGAACCTCGTTGCTACTGGATTCCGGAATCAAAGGTACCTGGCCTCGGGTCCTCAAAAGTTTGAGCAACCGTTTCTCTTCTTCATGCTTTATAAGCTCTTCGTAGTCGAAGTCGCTGAGTGTGTTCATGCTGGGTGATTTGATCCTCACATACCCCATCCCAGCGCATTTTATGTGCCCGTGTATGCGGCAAACGTGTGTACAAGAACTACCCTCAAATCCTACCACCCCCATCGATAAAGATCCAGTACGTGTGGGGTCGGGGTACCTTTGTGAAGGGTGCATTGCGGGTGTTTGCATAACAAGTTAGACCGTTTTCCAGTTGGAGCAGCTATATTCCGATACAGCGATTGCTCATCTATGCTATCTCCTCGGAAGGCTCTGAGTAACTCTCGAAAACCCCGCTATCATTGGGCTAGCAATAAGCGTAATGCTAACGTTAATTTATTGATTACAGCCCAGCCGGTGCATCTAATGCCGGTAGTCTTGAAGCGAATAAAATTGAAGTCTGTAAGCAAACAGCGAATGAGAATGAGGTGACCTGTCATTATAAATAATAGTCCAAACAACTCTCGTTTACGCCACGGTTGTGCCCATGTTAAATGATCATCGATACATTATTTCGTGTGATGGACGCGAGAACATCGTCGATCAAACGTCACGATACTTCGGAACATGTATGTGAATTGCATTACAAAATCCATCCGGAAGCGAGTTAGAACAATCTGGACACCATGTTAGTGAGACCCGAAAATGGCTATTTACTCCAGTAGGAGTATATGTAGCATACATAAGCCCATCTCTCGTACCAAATCCGCCGCTAGCTTGAAATTGATGCAACTATCCCACGTAACCGGGTCATCTTTGTACAAAGCCACGCCGTCTATTGAGACCGATATTGGTCGGTTCTCAGCGGCAACGCTCCAGATATCTCGACCCATGCCCGACCTCCGACGGGAAGGCCATCGCCTCAGCCCCAACAGTTAAAGGTGGCTATCTTACTGGGCGCAACCGAAGAGCTCGAACTAGTCTTCTACTGCTAGATTAGGCTTAGAGGGAACGCCCAGGTTGTAACTGAGCCTTTCCCGCTCTGCAAAATCCGCTGGAGCTCGGAGCCcgaaatgctcgagaagcATAAACGAGCTTACTATGAGCGTCTCGTTTATgcttctcgagcatttcgAGCTCACGAGCTCCGATGGATCTTGCAGAGTGTGTGAATTCCTTGCCGAAAGATAGGGCCGGCATCTTGGTCTGTTCAGATTTGTTTCGTAAACTTCGTGGAATGTATTTGCCCTACCGAAACATTCATATGCATATGGCTCTCTCTAGATCCTAACTTTGAACCAATTTTATGAGCCATTATTAATAAATTATATGGTATCGAGTGGCCAACGCCTGCGTGGGAGCGCCTCATTCCTGCGAGAGACGAGCGTGCAGGAGCGGGATCGCTCATATGGGTATATGCATAGATCTCCTATTAGATAGGAGTGGGAAGCCATGGCCGTTTCACGTCCGGAAACGAATGATTCCCCAGGATAAGTGGATCTTAACTCAGGACCGCCCGATCACGTACCGGTCCTGGCGCGCCGTGTATCTAACAGATGGCTCATGTACTAGCACAGTCATCTAGCATCACGTAGTTCAACACTTGTAAAATAAGCCGCGGACGTCTCCGGCCGGAATCTTGAAGAAATGATTAGTTTGTTCGTCTAAATTTTCATATTTAATGACGGCTATTCTTTAAGGTCTGTCTCCCTGAGTTATTGTCGAAAATATCTGGCCCAATTTTGAGCGCATGTATATGTGTGTAAATTCGATACCTATCATCGAATGCAAACACAAATCTTGCCGATAGTCGTGTCGTCGCAAATATGACAATTCATAATCAACACTCGATTGAAGCGGTAAGCAACAATGTTATCGATAGCGAAAATTCTGTAATCGAAGCAAACCAAGCGGGAGTATATGACTAGGGCCCAAGCATAAACAAGCCCGAGTCAGGGGAGCCTGTCTGCGAGCTCAGTACAATCACCTAGGGAATGGCTCACACAACATGGATTGACTCCCTAATATCGAACACACAATACAATATGAATGAGGTTTCACATGGACATAAGTATTCGCACAAAATGTGTCAACCTGTTCCAGGCTGTATCATGaagcgagtcacgtgaccggAGCTTCAGGGCTTTGTCGATTCGTGCTTGACCTTCACCGTCCGACTTCGTACATGCCGAGTGCTGCGACACGCAAAGGCGTGCCATCGTTTCTAATCTAACACTTTGAAAAGTCATGAGAGTTAGTTTGACCTGCTCACTCATGAAGCAGACTCGTGAGCGAGTGCCTCCAGCGC
This genomic interval from Rhizoctonia solani chromosome 11, complete sequence contains the following:
- a CDS encoding Dyp-type peroxidase family gives rise to the protein MNTLSDFDYEELIKHEEEKRLLKLLRTRGQVPLIPESSSNEVPHLGDLQGDVLFRFPKTLERFVFFRIAKSQSKQFLVALKKFEPTSAADVKENMLEICREKDNARKKNEERLEAEGVLGKARRLRRQAARIEQGLTGAEVDEAEVKPIRIPLKQKMIAFTRDGLDEIGYMEKTGDRRFDNHPMLHDKTELGDQSDWDLLFAWNEKEKEATTNGLGRNAKDNREATTGREPLHGVVIIATENSEELEEVTEQVDTLFKGLWEKMGTLDGSVRPDKNRGHEHFGFLDGISQPSIRGIEHPLPGQLQVDPGVIVMGYPGDPVSKWDRASWTKGGTMMVFRKLEQSVLEFKKYCRDNGQRWKEFVPGGERGALKMGFDGRDGEELFAARFVGRWKSGAPLALCPFKDNPALAADPKQNNDFDYAVTGVRGVSDREPSDYYCPFTAHARKTVPRNLDPYISRKYLESSAIVRAAIPYGPEINTDEEEEWIRLKDEKDNEMRSELRKKQQNASHEVDETKLNTFQPDPKDRGLLFSCYASHLDSGFVRQTTGFGNNDFFPITSLTPTHHGQDPIIGGPPAKGSSAQLRRVLQISEPINPSRPYPEEPEIQTASKDLNASKKADGCYQVADKSQVYLELVPENPNSSSKKFEVTGIVKAIPEGRPAPGEDNPFFVTSRGGEYFFVPSIPALRYFSEDDHIGDLLMEHGEKLNKEREERRDEV